CTACAACTGTAGAGTTATCAGGCACGTCTTTTAAAACGACAGAGCCGGCGCCGACTTTGGAGTTCTCCCCAATCGTAATGGAGCCCAGCACCTTAGCACCTGTCGCAACGAGCGCGTTATCCTTTAAGGTCGGGTGGCGTTTTCCTTTTTCTTTTCCAGTTCCACCAAGCGTAACTCCCTGGAATAAGGTAACATTATCACCGATTTCACACGTTTCCCCGATGACAACCCCCATTCCATGGTCGATAAAAAAACGACGTCCAATCTTCGCGCCAGGATGAATTTCAATCCCTGTGAAGAAGCGGCTGATTTGAGAGATCAAACGGGCTAGAAAAAAGAACTTTCGTTTATAAAAAGCATGGGCAATCCGATGAGCCCAAGTAGCGTGCAGACCAGAATACGTCAAAATCACCTCTAAATAAGAACGAGCGGCCGGATCCTGGTCGAATACGACATCGACATCTTCTTTGAACATTTTAAACCATCCCATCATTGATCCTCCCTTTCTTCTTCTATTACGGTACAAAAAAAGCGCCTCCGTGCCATTTTGGCACAGAGACGCTTCTTCAGCGCGGTTCCACTCTGTTTGGGAAATATATATCCCCCACTTATCCCCGATAACGGCAGGTGCCGCTTAAGCCTACTGTAATTCAGCCAAAGACTCAGAGGTGCATTTCAGAACCTCCCCTTAAAATCACTCTCAGCCATGGTGATTCTCTCTGGGTAAGGGGCTAAATCCTTACTTCTCCTCTTCAACGCTTCGTATATAGGTATCTCTACTATATGATAAAAGGATCCAATTGTGAACAGTTTAGCTTTGGATTTGTTCTAAAGCATTTTCAAGCCGGTAATTAATCGTTTCCACTCCGAGTAGACGAATCGCATTCGGAAGTTCCGGTCCATGTGTCTGGCCTGTTGTCGCTACTCGAATTGGCATAAACAGTTTTTTGCCTTTATGCCCGGTTTCTTTTTGGACAGCTTTAATCTGTTTCTTAATGTTTTCAGGAGTCCACTCCTCTAACTCGCCAAGCTTGTCCTTAAACACAGAAAGCACCTCAGGAACCTGCTCGCCGTTCAGCACTTCCATAGCGTCTTCATCGTACTGAATCTGTTTCTTGAAAAAGAGATCCGTCAGCTCAACGATCTCCGCTCCGTAGCTTAGTTGCTCATGATAAAGAGAAATCAGTTCGTGCGTCCATTCGCGCCCTTCCTCACTCATATCTTCAAGAACGCGGCCCGCCTGAATTAAGTGAGGCAGTGTAAGATCCACTACTTTTTCAAGGGAAGCAGCTTTAATATACTGGTTGTTCATCCACTTCAGCTTCGCTGCATCAAAAATAGCCGGTGACGTAGATAAACGGTCGGCATCAAAGATATCAATCAGCTGATTCTGTGTGAAGATCTCTTCCTCGCCGACTGGAGACCAGCCAAGCAGCGTAATAAAGTTAAAGAGCGCTTCCGGCAGATATCCGAGGTTTTTGTACTGCTCAATAAACTGCAGAATATGCTCGTCCCGTTTGCTAAGCTTTTTACGATTTTCATTTAAAATTAAAGTCATATGACCAAATGTCGGAGCTTCCCATCCGAACGCTTCATAAACCATCATCTGCTTCGGCGTATTGGAGATATGCTCTTCACCGCGAAGCACGTGACTGATCTTCATCAGATGATCATCAACAGCTACGGCAAAGTTATAAGTCGGAGTGCCGTTCTTCTTAACGATAACCCAATCGCCAAAGTCGCTAGATTCAAACGTAATATCGGCGCGCACTAAATCATTAAAGGTATACGTTTTTCCTTCAGGTACACGAAGGCGAATGCTCGGCTGGCGTCCTTCTTCTTCAAATTGACGGATCTGTTCTTCGGTTAAATCACGATGAGCTCCTGAATACTTGGGCGCTTCGCCGCGGGCCATCTGCGCTTCCCGCTCCGCTTCAAGCTCTTCTTCCGTAACGTAGCACTTGTAAGCAAGGCCTCGCTCTAACAGCTCATCGACATATTTGTTATAGATATCAAGACGCTCCATTTGACGGTAAGGACCATACTCGCCGCCAATATCAGCACCTTCGTCCCACTCAAGGCCGAGCCACTTCAAATAGTTCAGCTGGCTTTGTTCTCCGCCTTCCACATTACGCTTAGCATCTGTATCTTCCACGCGGATAATAAACTTGCCGCCTGCATTTTTCGCATACAGGTAGTTAAACAGAGCCGTACGGGCATTTCCGATGTGAAGATGACCAGTCGGGCTTGGCGCATAACGCACCCTTACTTCGTTACTCATATTTAAAACTCCTTTTCGTTCTCTTTTAGCTTTTTCTATTTTATCATTAATAAGTTACGATTGTTGACTATTTTGCAAAAGAACC
This window of the Halobacillus sp. Marseille-Q1614 genome carries:
- the cysE gene encoding serine O-acetyltransferase, with the protein product MGWFKMFKEDVDVVFDQDPAARSYLEVILTYSGLHATWAHRIAHAFYKRKFFFLARLISQISRFFTGIEIHPGAKIGRRFFIDHGMGVVIGETCEIGDNVTLFQGVTLGGTGKEKGKRHPTLKDNALVATGAKVLGSITIGENSKVGAGSVVLKDVPDNSTVVGIPGHVVVQDGKKVQSRDLDHHKMPDPVYDRLNEMQEEIKQLCLQLDEQEGVKQNEH
- the gltX gene encoding glutamate--tRNA ligase, giving the protein MSNEVRVRYAPSPTGHLHIGNARTALFNYLYAKNAGGKFIIRVEDTDAKRNVEGGEQSQLNYLKWLGLEWDEGADIGGEYGPYRQMERLDIYNKYVDELLERGLAYKCYVTEEELEAEREAQMARGEAPKYSGAHRDLTEEQIRQFEEEGRQPSIRLRVPEGKTYTFNDLVRADITFESSDFGDWVIVKKNGTPTYNFAVAVDDHLMKISHVLRGEEHISNTPKQMMVYEAFGWEAPTFGHMTLILNENRKKLSKRDEHILQFIEQYKNLGYLPEALFNFITLLGWSPVGEEEIFTQNQLIDIFDADRLSTSPAIFDAAKLKWMNNQYIKAASLEKVVDLTLPHLIQAGRVLEDMSEEGREWTHELISLYHEQLSYGAEIVELTDLFFKKQIQYDEDAMEVLNGEQVPEVLSVFKDKLGELEEWTPENIKKQIKAVQKETGHKGKKLFMPIRVATTGQTHGPELPNAIRLLGVETINYRLENALEQIQS